The following are encoded together in the Nocardioides sp. Arc9.136 genome:
- a CDS encoding STAS domain-containing protein, giving the protein MGKRTDVAGLSVTTVLQPGHTVLRLVGEIDLAEVDALRRAAHLAVAAGRDVLVDLGGVTFVDACGLAAIVGVRRVAHAAGLRCHLVDPSRPVRRVAGLTRSENALGWDLPARGRSTGPGRGRPSADHARRRPPTTRR; this is encoded by the coding sequence ATGGGGAAGCGAACCGACGTGGCCGGGCTGAGCGTCACGACCGTGCTGCAGCCGGGGCACACCGTGCTGCGGCTCGTCGGAGAGATCGACCTCGCGGAGGTCGACGCCCTGCGCCGGGCCGCCCACCTCGCCGTCGCCGCCGGACGCGACGTGCTGGTCGACCTCGGCGGGGTCACCTTCGTCGACGCCTGCGGGCTCGCCGCGATCGTCGGAGTACGCCGCGTGGCGCACGCCGCCGGGCTGCGCTGCCACCTCGTCGACCCCAGCCGGCCCGTCCGCCGGGTCGCCGGGCTGACCCGCTCCGAGAACGCGCTCGGCTGGGACCTCCCCGCGCGCGGGCGCTCCACCGGACCCGGCCGGGGCCGGCCGTCGGCCGACCACGCCCGGCGCCGGCCGCCGACCACCCGGCGCTGA